GCTTGGCGCAAAGCTCGAAAGACATGGCATCGGAATCCACTGCGTGGAAAGAACCGTCGAACAAACGGACTTTCAGGCTGGTCAGCGGGAAGTTGGCCAGCACACCATTGTTCATGGACTGTTCAAAACCTTTCTGTACCGCGGGGATGAATTCTTTGGGGATAGCACCACCGAAGATATCATTCACGAACTGGAAGGATTTGCCTTCGTTTTCTTTCAGCCATTCTTCTTCAGCAGGGCCTATTTCCACCTGGATATCGGCGAATTTACCACGACCACCGGTTTGTTTCTTGAATACCTCGCGGTGTTCCACCGGTTTGGTCAATGCTTCTTTATAAGCTACCTGGGGAGCGCCCTGGTTTACTTCCACCTTGAATTCGCGGCGCATACGGTCTACGATGATCTCCAGGTGAAGCTCACCCATACCGGATAATACGGTCTGGCCGGTTTCTTCATCTGTTTTTGCTTTCAGCGTAGGGTCCTCTTCCACCAGCTTGGCGATGGCCATCCCCATTTTGTCTACGTCTGCCTGTGTTTTAGGCTCGATAGCGATGTGGATAACCGGTTCAGGGAAGGACATGGATTCCAGTACGATCGGATGATCTTCGTGGCAGAGCGTGTCCCCTGTTTTGATATCTTTAAAACCAACAGCAGCTCCGATATCACCGGCTTCGATGAAGTCGATCGGGTTCTGCTTGTTAGCGTGCATCTGCATGATACGGCTGATACGCTCGTTCTTGCCGGTACGGGTGTTCAGTACGTATGAACCACCGTCCAGGCGGCCGGAATAAACCCGGAAGAATGCCAGACGGCCTACGAACGGGTCGGTAGCGATCTTGAACGCCAGGGCTGCGAAAGGCTCTTTCGGGTCGGGGTGACGTTCGATCTCCTCTCCATTATCAGGGTTAACGCCTTTTACGGCTTCAACGTCCATCGGAGAAGGGAGGTAGCGACAAACACCGTCCAGCATTTTCTGCACACCTTTGTTCTTGAAGGAAGAACCGCACAGCATCGGGATGATCGCCATATCGATAGTGGCTTTGCGGATCGCTTCATGAATTTCAATTTCGGAGATGGAATTCGGGTCTTCGAAGAATTTCTCCAGCAATTTGTCATCGTAGTCAGCTACTGCTTCCACGAGTTTTGCTCTCCATTCTTCAGCTTCCGCCTGCATATCCGCAGGGATCTCGATCTCTTCGAAGGTTGCGCCTTTGCCGGCTTCATCCCAGATGATCCCTTTCATGGT
This genomic stretch from Chitinophaga sp. XS-30 harbors:
- the fusA gene encoding elongation factor G, encoding MADLRFQRNFGIAAHIDAGKTTTTERILYYTGKTHKIGEVHEGAATMDWMAQEQERGITITSAATTCFWNFPTLQGTSTPDTKQYKFNIIDTPGHVDFTVEVERSLRVLDGLVALFCAVSGVEPQSETVWRQANKYKVPRIGFVNKMDRSGADFLNVVKQVKEMLGANPVPLMLPIGAEDNFKGVVDLITMKGIIWDEAGKGATFEEIEIPADMQAEAEEWRAKLVEAVADYDDKLLEKFFEDPNSISEIEIHEAIRKATIDMAIIPMLCGSSFKNKGVQKMLDGVCRYLPSPMDVEAVKGVNPDNGEEIERHPDPKEPFAALAFKIATDPFVGRLAFFRVYSGRLDGGSYVLNTRTGKNERISRIMQMHANKQNPIDFIEAGDIGAAVGFKDIKTGDTLCHEDHPIVLESMSFPEPVIHIAIEPKTQADVDKMGMAIAKLVEEDPTLKAKTDEETGQTVLSGMGELHLEIIVDRMRREFKVEVNQGAPQVAYKEALTKPVEHREVFKKQTGGRGKFADIQVEIGPAEEEWLKENEGKSFQFVNDIFGGAIPKEFIPAVQKGFEQSMNNGVLANFPLTSLKVRLFDGSFHAVDSDAMSFELCAKQAFREAGRKAKPVLLEPIMKVEVTTPDQYMGDVTGDLNRRRGMLEGMESRNGAQVIKAKVPLSEMFGYVTQLRSLSSGRATSIMEFSHYSPAPNNIAEEVVAKVKGKVNA